DNA sequence from the Thamnophis elegans isolate rThaEle1 chromosome 4, rThaEle1.pri, whole genome shotgun sequence genome:
CTCCCGCGCTTCTCGGCAAGGGAAGACCCGGGAAGATTAATTTTAGCCGGGAGGGGGGGTTGGCGGAGGAGGAGACGGCTCATGGAAAGGAGGAAACGGCTGCGAGGAAGGACCTCTTGCTTTGCTTTCAGTTGTTTTGTTcagcttttttgtttgtttgatggaGTCATTCTATAGGCGCCCCGCGGTCGTTTCTCCCCCGCGGGGCGCCTAAGGACTGACTCCCGGGATCTGCAGCTGCGTCTCCCAGCAAGAGAAGCGGGGTAGGTTTGTTTCCGGGCCTTGGGTCCAAGCCGACCTTAGGACAACCTTGCCGGATTGGTTGGAGAGCTGCGGTTTTTCTCCCAAGGCAGATCCAAGGCGCAGGAGCTCCGAAACGGATGGGAAGTCCTGATTGCAGGTGGCCAAAGCGAAGACTGGATAGAGAATGTAAACCTCGCCCTCTCACTCCCCCACAAATCTCTGCCCGAGGCCTCTTAGTGGATCTCTTTATTCAGAGTTCTCGGGAAACTTTTAATGGCTTTCGATCAGCCATTGAGACCATCAGAATTAAGAGGAGAAAGACCCCAGCCGCTTCCTTTGTGGGCATCCTTTATGACTCTCCCCTGTTGTTGTTTTCACTGCGCACGCACCCTCCCTGCTTGAAGCCCTTCTAGTAGACGTTGGAAGAGTTCCCTGGCCTGGTTACCTATTCCTTCTCTGCGAAACTACGGGCTGTTGACTTGAGCTGCGAATAAAGTAGAGAGAAGTGGTTATTAATCCGGCAAAGTAAAACACAGGCGAGATGGCGCGTCTACCAAGAACTTTATATTGAAAGAGAGTAAATCGAACCATTCTGGATGAATTCGCTACTAGACTAGCGAAtaaagagggagaagggagggagagtgagagaggaagggagggagggagggggaggagagagagagagagagagagagagagagagagagagagagagagagagagaagtagttTCAAAACTTGAGAAAATTAGCTGTTAACCGGAATGCTCTTAATAACTCCCGATTTGACAGTCAAGAGGCCATTTTTTGTGATTATGTTTACCATTGTACATTAGTTCTAAAAAAGAACTCATAAAGAGCCCTTCTTGGACACTTTTCAAACTAATGGCCACTTTCTTTGAGAATTCACCGACGTCATTTTACTGGGATGATCCATAGGCACAACCACACCCGCATACCTTTACAGCCAGTTCAGTTTAAGCAAGTGCAACGAAGAGTGGGACAGGCACATCACCCAGCGCCCTGGAGGTCGGTCGAGACTCGAGATCCTTGCCAACCCCAAGGCACCACCGCCTTCAAGCAAGGGATTTCAAGGCTCCGAGCTCTCGGTTGGCAAACGCTTTTACGTTCAACCTGAAAGGTTCTTACGAGCTCTCCGGAGCCAAAGAGGTGGCGTCTCTTTCTTCCTACTATCCCCGCGTCTCCTTTAGCGTTTGCCTATGCAAATGTAATATAAAAGCTATGTGTAGacaccacacagacacacacacacatacacacatcacgGAGAGAAATCTTACTATCCAAATAACCTTCCTTTGAGTGATAAACTGTGGAGGGCTGGCTGAAAGGAAGCTGTTCCTAGCTTGTGATGCTCGTAAATTCTCCCGCCTGTCTTGGCAGGGCCTTTCATGCAAGGGAATACTGGAGTGTATTGCCGTGTCCATAGCCTGACCCGGAGCCAGTATGTGGTTAGCACAACAAAGCATTGGCTGGGAGCAGGAGATAGGACAGTGGGTGCAACGCGGAGGGAGCCTTGATTGGAAGTGTCTGGAGCAGATTTCCCAGAACAATGGATGGATCCCTTCGAGTTAAGCGCCCGCTTGACCTCCGCAAGGCCAGAAGCGCCCTGTTGGAAAGCGAAGCGTTGATGAGAGACTCCTTCCTTTTAAGAAGGTTGGTTTGGAGGATCTATTAAGCAGCCGGACCCAGCGATTGGCCGccttcacacatacacacacactcctcttcCCCGGATGAGGGACTTAAGTCATAAATGGGTTTAATCAAGGATGGGGAGGGGATAGCATTAGATCAGGCTGCTTCGCTTTCCCTGCTCCTAAGCTCCCGCAGGAACAACACGTCTTctttgtgaaagaaagaaaagtggctGAACTGTAAACTCGCCGGTGGTCTCCCGGGAGCGAGAACCTCCGCACACAATCGTCGCCCTTTAGGTTCGCCTCTGCGCTTAAGCGCAGGGCTAAGCCTTCAAATTCTAAGTTTTGTTCTCCAGCAGCACCTGCTGCTGGGACACTTTGCAGACcctgctcccccctcctctcccatcCCATCTTTCTTATCCTTCCATTGCGGACAATGAGGAGCAGGTTTCTCTTGGATTATGGGGCGCCCAAGACCCATAGAGACGtgcttggagggggggaggggactgCATTGCCACTTCAGACACTCCTTTGGAGAATAGCGGGTCCCACTGATAGTAAGGAGCCTCGCTTTCAAGCCAGCGGGGAGAGCCTTATCTATATTGCTAGGAGCGCTGACAGGGCGAACCTCGCTCCTGAAAAACGCGGTGCAAAGTTGGCGAGAGAAAGTCTCACTCAAAAGTGAGCAAACGGGGAAGGTGGCTCCGTCAGAGGGAAAGACCCCAAAGGAAAGCGTGGGGAGAGACCCCGGCAGGCAAGGGACCCTAGTCCAGCCTGCAGACCTTGCTTTCCATCGAATGGGTTAGCCCTTCTCTCCCGCTGTTCCTTAGCCCTCCGTGTCTTGCCGGCGGGGAAGGGGTGCCATTAGAGGAACGAGGTTGGAGGGAAGAATTCAATCAAAGTTGGCCATTAGCAAACCGGGGGCTCCCCTCCTCCGGCTCTCCCGAACACTTTGCGTGCTCTGCAAGGGAGAGGCGGCTGAGTTTtgaacggcactgaaaagaggGGTGAGCCTCATCTGGCTCCCCTACCCACCGGGCGCAGCGCAGGTGGCCAGAAGCGACTGAGCGGCTCCTTCTGCTTTCTCGGTGCTTGTTCATctgtttcccccccaccctcctttctttgccttttcctccctccccccccccacctgcgtgcgctccttccttcttccctccttagAGTTTGATTAcaaagagatgggggggggagaaagagagagagagagagagagagagacgctgtGTAGGAGGCGTGGTGTCAGCACCAGGGCCGGGGCCAATGGGAGGCTCCCCCTGAGCCGGTTGCTAGAGGTCTCCACGTAAATCAAAGCTCAGGGAGCCAATGGgggccggagggagggaggagaagggacgCGTGCCTTTGCAGTGGGCTCTGCCAAGCGGACTTGCGGGGGAAGCGAGCGGCGAGAGGAGCCCGAGGCGAAAAAGTAGCTGTCAAATGCGCGGCTCCTTTAAGCGGAGCCCTCAGTCCGGCTCGGAGAGTCATGGCGACCACAGCGTCTAACCACTACAGCCTGCTTACCTCCAGCTCGCCCATGGTGCACGCCGAGCCGCCCGGGAGCATGCAGCCCGGCGCCGGCTACAGAGACGCCCAGGCTCTGGTGCAGGCGGACTACGCGCTGCAGAGCAACGGGCATCCGCTCAGCCACGCTCACCAGTGGATCACGGCGCTGTCCcacggcggcggtggcggcggcgggggaggcggtggcggcggcggaggaggaggaggaggcaacggCGGGGACTCGCCATGGTCCCCCAGCCCGCTGGGCCAGCAGGACATCAAGCCCTCGGTGGTGCAGGCCGGCGGCCGGGGCGACGagctccagcagcagcagcaacatcaCCAGCAGTCGCAGCAGCAAGGCAGACCCCCGCACTTGGTCCACCACGCCGGGAGCCACCACGCCGCCGTGGCCGCCGCCGTGGCTTGGAGGACCGGCGGCTCGGCTCACTTGCCGCCCGGCATGGCCGCGGCTAACGGCGGCGGCCAAGGCGGGCTGCTCTACGCTCAGCCCCCGGGCTTCACGGTCAACGGAATGCTGGGCTCGGGCCAGCCGGGCATGCACCACCACAGCCTGCGGGATGCCCACGAGGAGCCCCCGCCGcctccgcagcagcagcagcaacagcagcagccgcCCCCTCACCACCCGGATCACCtcgcgcagcagcagcagcagcagcagccccagcaCCCGCACCACCACCCGCACGGgggcccgccgccgccgccgcctccgcaccaccaccaccacgagGCGCACTCGGACGAGGACACGCCGACCTCGGACGACCTGGAGCAGTTCGCCAAGCAGTTCAAGCAGCGGCGGATCAAACTGGGATTTACCCAAGCGGACGTGGGCTTGGCCCTGGGCACCCTCTACGGCAACGTCTTCTCGCAGACCACCATCTGCAGGTTCGAGGCGCTGCAGCTGAGCTTCAAGAACATGTGCAAGTTGAAGCCTTTGTTGAACAAGTGGCTGGAGGAGGCGGACTCCTCGTCCGGCAGCCCCACCAGCATAGACAAGATCGCAGCGCAGGGGCGCAAGCGGAAAAAGCGCACCTCCATCGAGGTGAGCGTCAAGGGCGCCCTCGAGAGCCATTTCCTCAAGTGCCCCAAGCCCTCCGCCCAGGAGATCACCTCACTGGCGGACAGCCTCCAGCTCGAGAAGGAGGTGGTCCGCGTGTGGTTTTGTAacaggagacagaaagagaaacgcATGACTCCCCCGGGAGGGGCTCTGCCGGGAGCCGAGGACGTGTATGGGGCCAGCAGGGACACGCCGCCGCCGCACCATGGGGTACAGACTCCTGTGCAGTGAACTCCGCCcggggcggaggaggaggaggaggaggaggggggtgggggtcgAGGGGGCCGAGCCCACCAGGCCTCTTCCCTCTGACCCGACTCCTCCGATCCTTTTTTGATTGTTTCCCTCCcctttaaaacaaagcaaaagcagacaaaaacaaaacaggaaggaaggaaggcgactGCACTGAACTATGCTTGAAACGGTAGCGAAGTGGGTAAATGAATGAGGGTGTGTTTTGACCTTTACAGGCGAGTAACCTGGCAATGGAGTGCAGTGAGTATACGGAGGGATGTGTGAGGGGCGAGACGGTGCCTGACCCTTACTTCCACCCGCTGCCtcacagctctctctctctttctctctcacactccctctctctttccctctctcccctctctccttcccgctctctccctctctcttttcctctctccccatctctcccttcctctctttttccctctccccctttccctccctccctccctccctctccctctttctctctctttcttctcggCAGTCaggcacagccccccccccccaagaggttcTTAAATCAGAGAGGAGTGAAAAGGAACGTTGGGCTTGACTTAGCAACCCAATCCTTGAGGGATTTAAGCCAGGTGCACCTCCAACACTTTTTGGTctcggtttggggggggggggatgcgggCAAACGTGTAGGTAAGAATGAGGGCTTAGAAAGGCCAAGCTGGCAAATTTATGCTGCTGGAAATGGATGTTTGCCCATTATTTATCTCTTTCTCATttgcaggtggggagggggaggaggaggaatgatcTGCATTTTCTACCTGGCCCAGGGTAGGCATCCCTGTGGATGTGGCCTTTCCTTCTGGTGTGGGTGTCTTGAAGTTtgaggaccacctttggtggaagtcAAGTTTAGTTTGCTCTTTCTGCCGCCTTTAGCCTGCCTTTAGGGAGATGGGGTGGAGCTCTTTAACCTTGTGTGAAAACCAGTAGAAAGAAGGACAGGAAAGGTGGGGAGGGGATAAGTAACAGCTTCTTCCCAGAAATGTGGTTCTGAAATTATTCAGCAGCGGAGATCACCCATAGTTGGTATGTGAGATTtgggaaagaaagatggagaatGAAGACTTTTACCCTTCTCCCATGTTGATAAGGTTCTTCAGCTAAAAACCCATTAATCCCAGCCAGCATGCCCTTGGTGTCCTCATGCAACCTCTCTGAATGTCGACTGGGGGAAAAGTTGAAGCATTTGGGCAAGCCACAATTAATTGATCCAAAAGAGGGGGGAATGGAGTGGACCGCAGAAAACTCTGGCAGTTTTTTTCCACCAGAAAGAGGCGCTTTTGGGGAGAGGATTCTAacaatagaagaagagagatggggggggggggattgtttcACTTGAGAAAGGTCCCTCTATATGCCTTGCATGCCCAGCACTACATGAACCTTAGGACAGTGAAAGTGGCATCTGCTTTTCACTGTGAAAGGAAGAGGGGTGGGATCCCCTGAAGGCAAAACCCTTCATTCTGGGGAAAGGGAAAACCTCACTGATCAAAGTAACAAAGCTCAGAGGAGCAGCTCTGTGATCCTAAGGTAGAGCATTTCCCTTTGATTTGCTTTATCAAAGATTAAAAACCTAAGGGATGCCCACTTTAAATTGGGGCTGGCTTGCTTCCACCTCCTGAGCTTCCACTATGAGTTTCAAGATGGAAGAATTGCATCcatggcaaaaagaaaagaaagagaagaaaagaaaactcaCCCTAGATTCATTCATCTCAAGGGGAGGTTTGACTTCAAGGGAAGGAGAGAGTGGTTCTATCAAAAGAGTGCTTCCTTTGGATAGAATTCACCCCATTGAAATAAGGAGGCATTCAGGCTGATAAAGGAAGTCAGATGTTCATTCCTGGGAATCTGTGGGATTGATTTCCAAATCAAAAATGACTGTGAAGGTTTGCTTTCAAAGTCAAGGGCATAGTTAAGGAGGCGGTCCGAGCTTAACGTTGTTGAGGTCTTGTGCAGGTGGGAAAATTTCCCTCTAGGGTTTAGCATCCCAAATGCTGCCTGACATATCAGCTTAATGTAGATGAGATGGAAAAGACCAGCTTTTAACTCTaccagtccttttttttttcttttatttatttattttttgaagacatttaagTGGAGTGGGAATAAAAACCAATCTAAATGACATTTTTCAATTCCTCCTTTTCCTGCTCCTCTGGGATTCGTGGTTTTAATGGGTACATTGACTTGATGGAAATGGTTCACTTTCCCCCAAACAAACCAAAACAAGGCAGAAGGTTTAAGAGAAAAGGGAATGGAGGGAGGGCCTTGAAATTgtgtattatattctatattatgGGTTAACCACTGAAACTGTGATCGTAATTCATTCTGAAACATCTACTCAGCAGTCTGTGTAACTTtgttttctaataatttttacaaaaaaaaacaagtttgcctGATGAAATTATTGAAAATCCTGAGGCCAGCTGAATCTTCTCTTGGAGAACTTCACAGATAAAAACGTTGGTTTAGGTCAATTGGAATTTCAGAATATTCTGATCTCCAAGAATTGCTCTAAACCTCAGCCTGGCACTggattttaacccccccccccatttcctcaGAAGACAAATGTAGCTTTCTAGGCAGTCTTTATTCTATGTTCACATTGtagggattcccccacccccaatccaaACAATGTGGGTACTGATTTCTTTTTGAGACTATTGTGGCTGCTGTTGATTATAAGATGGAGACAAACTCCTTATCTGTTGATATTCAGGtcagggaggaagaaggggcaaCAGGGGGACAGTGACGCTTATGGGTAAGGTCAAAAGAAGGAGTTTGGAGAAGGTAGACCTCCAAGATTTAcctaaagataattttaaaaaaaagttaccaAGCAAACCTTACCACTCTGTATATATGTTTAATATTTGTCCTTTGAAATGCAGAAATAGTTGAAATGTTTCctttgtctattttttttctttttctttttaaatgctacccagggaaatattttcatATCATTTTTAAGTGGCCTGCCTCAATGTATATTTATTTCTTCTAAAGCAAACAGGTTCTGGAAACTGTGGGAGTTCTTTTTCTGTAGCTTTAAATGAGtaggtaaacaaacaaacaaaaattctaTATGGGATGTATATTTTTTTTGGTTCAGtctctttaaagaaaaactttgTTTTTTGGTACATTTGGATGTGCTCGTGGGGAAAAATAAAAGCGCAGAGATCCTTATATATTTATgttaaagtaatattttattaTCTACATAAAACAGAAATACACAAGATCTTTATAGTTTCTTCGACTTATTGGcatgtcctttattttttttgctgtCGAGGAGGGGATATTGAGtgacaaaattgtgtgtgtgtgtgtatgtgtacttcCTTCTTTCAAGGGGAACAGAAATTAGTTATTTCTGTTGAAATGGACTCCTATCCCCAACCCTTTTATTTTCATGACATTTTGGAATAAACTCTGCCTAATGGGTAAGGCAGATTTTTCTCGTTTTGGTAGTGTAATGATGCTAGTTGGTATAATGCAGCAAGAATATAGGCCTGCAAATTTAATGGGAGATTTAAGTTGATTTTGAAGCTTGGGCCTGCCCGTGTTCCATAGCCAGCACAATGTGTGTGATTGCATGCCCTGAACATTTCTCAGGGACCAGAGAGATGGGGAATTTGGGCATCTGTTTGAAGATTGCACAGATCTAGCATATATGGCAAGCAGTAATtctcaagtggggggggggataatgtCTCTTGATATTCAGATGTTGCGCCATTTGGGACAGGAGCTTAGTGGCTTTTGAATCACTCCTCAGATAGATGGTGGAAATCTTTAGAGATGCAGGTTTTGGAGAGAGCTCACAATAGTACAATTGGTGGTCTTTTTCATAACAGATACAGTGCAACctacctctctatctctctctgtttctctctctgtgtgtgtgtgtgtctctctctgtatctctgtctctctctgtctgtctctcgctCTTTCTCTAGAGGTTATCTGCATACatgctatttttaaataaacGGTTTCAGTCACAGAAATGTTTGCCTTCAGCTGGGAGTCCTCACTCAGATCCAGTTTAGGTGGGGGAAGTTCTTATTCTCTCTCAGGAGACCGAAAACTTATGTCAAAAGCGATTGCACGCAGTCTTTCTCTTTTTTAGATTTCCAAAACCCTAAGCTGTtctttctgtctatctgccttccttgagggggaggggggagcacagCAAATCTGTTGTGCTGTTGCAATCCTTTCGCCGGCTTCCTCTCTTTTTGAGACTACAATATACAGGAGGATTTCCAAGGTGCGGCAGAACCCTGGGGTTTGACGCCACTTTGGAGCTGCCCTTTCGGGGCGAGACGATTTCCTTTCCCAGCAGTGGGAATGCGTCCTCGGTGTCTCGAGGACCTGAGTGTACAAGGGgtaggactttttttttcttcttctcaaggCGAAGCACAGAATCAGGCCCGGCCGTTGCGACCGGGTGCGCCTTCGAGGGCTGGTGTGGTAACCTTGTGAGCACAAAGGCCCCGCTTGCAAAGAGGCAGAAGAAGCTGGGAGAATCCCGCTGGCTGGTTTTTGGGTCGAGGGTCTCCAAAGGAGCAGGCCCAGTTTTGCGGGTATACCTGGGATGTATGAGTTTCGCGGATCTTtgatccttcttccttccttccttccttccttccttccttccttccttccttccttccttccttccttccttcctcccgccctccctccctccctcccttcctccagacCCACCcaccctctgtctctctccccccccccaccctcctttAGCGGTAGTTTCCAGGCTTATTAGATTTAATCATCTTTTCTAACCCCTAGTCAATATTACACGCGTCCCAAACAGATTCAGTTAAATGATCTTATCAATAGTCTGGAAGCGAAGTGACAGCAAGAAGGAGTGTTCTGCGACCGCAGATATGCTGATGGGTAAAATGTTTAAGCTGGGTATGGATTGAAAGTCCTTTTGGTCAATAGCTCGCTGagttgtttgcattttttaaaaaacagcggCGAGGGAGCGAGGGCGGGCGGGCGTCTGAAGCAGTGAAAACTGGGCAGCCTCTGCCCTCTGCAGGACACCCGAGCGGCCTCTCTGCagcgcttcttcttcttcttcccaaagGCCAACCGgacgagggggaggggggagaggaacgGGAGGGAGCGGGAGAACGCTGAATCTCATTCCAGGAAGGCCTCCGCAGATCCCGCGCCCCTTTAGGCTCTGGTTTGCAGGCTTGTAGAGGGAAAAAAGGCGAGTTTGCTTGAAACACACGCGCTCCACTATCCTGCGCGCACGCCGGCCTGTGCACGCGTGTATTCCCCCGCTAAGTCTCAGCAGGACAGTCCCCGCCTGTTGCCTGTTGGGGAAACAGAGCAGCGGCGACTCCCTGCAGAGAAAGGGGTCGGGCTGCAGGGAGAGTAGGGGGAGGAGAGCTTCTTCTGAAAAGGCCTCCTTTCACCCGCACCCCCATCCCCCTTGTCCAAAGGCAGCCGCCACAGTCTGAAGTCTCTCAGGAACTTCTTTGGCTTAAGCCAGGAAAGGGCCTTTATCTCCATCTTTATCTGTCTTTCTCTTTAGCGCTGTATCCCGAGAGCTCTCTGGAGAAACACAacgggggggaaaaaacttgccCAGGCAAAACGGAGggtcctccccctttccctccgtCAACTGGACAAGCGAGGTCCTTTCGGTTTTtgcgacccccccccctccttcccgtTTTCACATCTTTTGATTGTGTCGATTTTGTGGGAAACCTGCCTCTCTCAGCCAACGGCAGTAAATAATCAAAGTGAGCTGGGCGAAAGGTGGGGTGTTTAAAAAAAACGGTGGGGTTAAACTTTAGAATAGGGTGCTGGAAGAGCAAAGCAGGCGGCTGTCTTGGTTGCCAGAGCTTAATTCACCTctcgcctttttttttttttttttgggggggggggcgacgtcGACAACCAGAAGTTGGGAAGTTGAAGCTAAAAGTCGTAGAGAAGGTCGCTTATTTATCTGGGAATGTGTCCCGAGCTTAAAGGGGGGCTTGAGGAAGAAAAGCAAAGAGTAATCGGAATAAAAAGAGAGGTTTGGAGAAGTTTGAGGAAGACAAGAGGAACAGGCGATGCGCAATGTTATTGTATTATCATCCTCACCATCAGTTATTTTGCCAAAGAATAGTTAGTAATTGAGGCAGGCCTGAACCAATATTAGGtgggaatctcccccccccccccaattataagCTATTGGGAACAATTGAATGTATGTGTTCATCTATTTTAACgtgtggggttttgttttgttttgaccagTTCAAATAGGAATCGCTTCTCTTCCCTTTATAAATCGCCTTCTTCCCATCCTAAGTTGTCGGGGTTCATGTTTACATTTCTGGGCCAAGTGATAAATGAATATGTAAACGCGGTGGGTTTTTTAATGGCACAGGGCGACGGGCTTTGCATGAGAAGAGAGCAGCTTTCTAGCTATCCACAATCTCGATTCGCAAAGCGATTGTGCTCGTTGGTGTCGTTGTCATTCCAGGAGGACCGCAGcttcctccacccccccaccccccccaaatgTACCTTTACGATCTAGGGCAGGGACACAACCCGGGCACTTTCcgctgctttttatttctttgtttttaacttggTACCGTTTTcatctgtccgaatctgagcctTCCCTTGCCACGGTTAATGTTCGGGGCCCTTTCTCGACTATCCTCCCGATTCGGTTCGAAGAAGGGGAGAGGTGAGCCAGAATAGAAAGCAGTTTTTGCAGTTTAATTTGCCCTGCGTCTTTTAGGTGGACGACTTATCAATTATAGGGGGAAGCGACGAGTCTCCGTGCATCAAATTAGGCTGACTCGGAGTCCCCCATCTGCATGCTTCGGTATGGATGGCAACTTAATTTTAGTGGGGTTTTAGTCAGTGCCTCTCTAGGATAGCCGGTATACTCCTCCGCGTGGATCtcaatagaattagaattctttattgcccaagtgtgactggatagacaaggaatttgtctcccgtgcataagctctcaatatACAGACAAGCAACAAAGTGATGGGTAAACATCTGTACGTGGAAGTAAAACCTAGGGCCACTGTCTGTATCCCTTTCGTGTGCATTTCACCTTTCGCCCTTGAAGCGAGCTAGAGATGCAGATTCTGACATTGGGGAGGGTGCGGAAAGGAGAGCGCCCAAGGTGTAGCTTCGTAATTGGGGCAGCTACACCAGGCCAAAGCAGTCGCTAGCCCGTTTGTTACACTGTGCGCATCTCCTGCTTCTGCTGAAGGCAAAAGAGCGGCCGGGTTAAGGAAAGCAGATTTGAACTCTGAAAACGAAGAACCGGCTTCCGTACTAGGCTCTGTAAAATTCTCCCCAGGGTAGAGAAAGCAGGGCGATCTTCAGGGGCAGTTGAGCAATTgctggtgggaggggggggacgcCTTTTCATCCCTGGCTAGCTTACAAAGAATGCATTTTTCATCCGGCTGCCCATCCCTAGATTGCAGTTACGGTTACCTGGAACTTGAACTCTAGCCTCCGCTTCGTCTTTCTTCCACGAAGAAAGCCCCATTAAACACAGTGCGAAGTAACTTCTGGGCAACGGGCGTAGAAGAGGGAAGGGCTGGGTGTCTAGGAGTTAGATGGCTGGCCCGCCAAATCGGAACCCGTTCAGAATAGGCCTCTCTAGGCTCAGTAGAAAGCATTAACTTCAGGATCGCCCTGTGATAttacagcattgcagcagcccaaTTCTGTTATAAACGGAGAGCAAAGTTCTAGGAAATGGGATGAAATGTGTTTCCAGGGAAGCAGGGCTGTAGCGTGTTTTACTATAGTGGGCTGTATCAATCTAGGAAATTCCTAACCCTATCCCAGGTTAGTAAACTACTTTAGCCCGTTTTTATTTAAAGAGAGCCACCTGGTTCTTAGCAGAAAGAAGCCAGCGAGGCCACTTCTAAAGTTACATTAACGTTGTTGGAGTTGTGACTTGGTTGCAGGACTTGAGTTGTGAACAGACGTCAGCTAGTGTAATGCGAGTAGAACATGTGTAAAAAAGCAAGAGTGCCTTATATTTGTTTCATTAATGGTACCGGTTTGTTTTTGAAACGTAGTCGTTATAACCCGGTTTTATTACTGCCTGACGGCCAAGAGTGTCAAGATGCAGCAAAGAATGtcgattttaaaaataataataatcactggGGCTACAAAGAGTTTTATTTTGCTAAGAAGTAATCCTATTGCTGTAAAGTAAATTCGCGTTTAGATTGCAACCAGAGAGGAAATGAACAAGATTTCCCAACATTTTCTTATTAAACAACCTTGCCAGTGAGGTTTTGGGTGCTGGGATAAACTATTGATGCAACTATTGAAATTGTTGACCTTTTTATTCGTAACTTTCTCAATCAGCAAATCTAGAATGCCTCGTGGATCTCTTGGAACGCAGAAAGAATAATATataggaaatctttttttttgcttcttggtCTGTCCTTGTGGTGTTCCGGACAAAAAGAATCACTAAGGCCTCGTCCATCCATTGGGGTTTCTGTCTGAAGAAGCTCCATTGATTTGCAAAGGGTGCTGAAGGAGACCTTCCTTGGGTAACCCAGGCTCGAGGCCATCTGCCGCCTTGCTGTCGAGGGGTGACTTTTCCTTTGTGTTTGCTAAGCGCGAAAAGTTAAGACAGAAGGCAGAGACGAACCACATCAAAAGTGGTGCTGAGGGTGGAAAGGGGAACTATCCCTTGTTCTGCCAAAAAAGAAGAGTGTCTAtagtgctgttttttttttttttaaattgcagacTCATAGCTAGTAAAATTTGAAAGTGCTACCGACTTCCTCCTGATTTTAGTGGAAATAATCTCTCTTACCTCTGTGCTATTTGCCCTTGTTTCTGTGTGGTGCttctccca
Encoded proteins:
- the POU3F2 gene encoding POU domain, class 3, transcription factor 2, with product MATTASNHYSLLTSSSPMVHAEPPGSMQPGAGYRDAQALVQADYALQSNGHPLSHAHQWITALSHGGGGGGGGGGGGGGGGGGGNGGDSPWSPSPLGQQDIKPSVVQAGGRGDELQQQQQHHQQSQQQGRPPHLVHHAGSHHAAVAAAVAWRTGGSAHLPPGMAAANGGGQGGLLYAQPPGFTVNGMLGSGQPGMHHHSLRDAHEEPPPPPQQQQQQQQPPPHHPDHLAQQQQQQQPQHPHHHPHGGPPPPPPPHHHHHEAHSDEDTPTSDDLEQFAKQFKQRRIKLGFTQADVGLALGTLYGNVFSQTTICRFEALQLSFKNMCKLKPLLNKWLEEADSSSGSPTSIDKIAAQGRKRKKRTSIEVSVKGALESHFLKCPKPSAQEITSLADSLQLEKEVVRVWFCNRRQKEKRMTPPGGALPGAEDVYGASRDTPPPHHGVQTPVQ